A section of the Citrus sinensis cultivar Valencia sweet orange chromosome 8, DVS_A1.0, whole genome shotgun sequence genome encodes:
- the LOC102619146 gene encoding methylcrotonoyl-CoA carboxylase beta chain, mitochondrial yields MLGALVRRTAASVLKANSIRTRALHLSVLPDAVDRNSEAFVRNSQVMQGLVSELQSHIQKVLGGGGESAVKRNRSRNKLLPRERIDRLTDPGSSFLELSQLAGHELYEETLQSGGIITGIGPVHGRLCMFVANDPTVKGGTYFPITIKKHLRAQEIAAQCKLPCIYLVDSGGAYLPKQAEVFPDKENFGRIFYNQAIMSAEGIPQIALVLGSCTAGGAYIPAMADESVMVKGNGTIFLAGPPLVKAATGEEISAEDLGGAAVHCKTSGVSDYFAQDELHGLSLGRNIIKNLHMAGRQGEINGFQNINPEYKEPLYDVKELYSIAPADLKQSFDIRSVIARIVDGSEFDEFKKLYGTTLVTGFAKIFGQPVGIIGNNGILFHESALKGAHFIELCTQRKIPLVFLQNITGFMVGSRSEANGIAKAGAKMVMAVSCAKVPKVTIIVGGSFGAGNYAMCGRAYSPNFMFLWPNARISVMGGAQAAGVLSQVEKDKKKKQGIEWTKQEEEMFKAKVVEAYEKEGNAYYSTARLWDDGIIDPADTRKIIGFCISAALNRPVEDTKYGVFRM; encoded by the exons ATGCTGGGCGCTTTAGTGAGGAGAACAGCGGCTTCAGTTCTGAAGGCAAACTCCATTCGGACAAGAGCCTTGCATCTGTCTGTCCTTCCTGATGCCGTGGACAGAAACTCGGAGGCATTTGTGAGAAACTCCCAGGTGATGCAAGGGTTGGTCTCTGAACTCCAATCCCacatccaaaaa GTTCTTGGTGGAGGTGGAGAATCGGCTGTGAAGAGGAACAGGAGCAGGAACAAGCTTTTGCCTCGAGAAAGAATTGATCGCCTCACTGACCCCGGTTCTTCATTTCTTGAGCTTTCTCag CTTGCAGGACATGAATTATATGAAGAAACCTTACAATCTGGAGGGATAATCACTGGAATTGGCCCTGTACATGGACGGCTTTGTATGTTTGTGGCTAATGACCCTACTGTCAAGGGAGGAACATATTTTCCCATCACCATTAAGAAGCATCTTAGGGCACAAGAGATTGCTGCGCAATGCAAACTACCATGCATATATCTTGTGGATAGTGGAGGTGCTTACCTTCCCAAGCAGGCTGAAGTATTCCCTGACAAGGAAAATTTTGGgagaattttttataatcaagCCATAATGTCAGCTGAAGGCATCCCTCAAATTGCATTAGTACTGGGTTCCTGCACTGCTGGAGGTGCTTATATTCCTGCAATGGCTGATGAAAGTGTTATGGTAAAAGGAAATGGTACCATTTTTCTGGCCGGACCCCCCCTTGTAAAG GCTGCTACCGGAGAGGAAATCTCTGCGGAGGATTTGGGGGGTGCTGCTGTGCATTGTAAGACATCAGGGGTTTCAGATTATTTTGCTCAAG ATGAATTGCATGGACTTTCTCTTGGAAGGAACATTATCAAGAACTTACACATGGCTGGGAGACAAGGAGAGATAAATGGATTTCAGAATATAAACCCTGAGTATAAAGAACCTTTATATGACGTAAAGGAGCTTTATTCTATTGCACCAGCAGACCTCAAGCAGTCCTTTGATATTCGATCAGTTATTGCTCGCATTGTTGATGGAAGTGAATTTGATGAATTCAAGAAATTGTATGGCACT ACACTTGTGACTGgttttgctaaaatctttggTCAACCAGTGGGAATCATTGGAAACAATGGAATATTATTCCATGAATCTGCTCTAAAAGGGGCCCATTTCATTGAACTTTGCACTCAACGGAAAATTCCATTGGTCTTTCTTCAGAATATTACTGGATTCATG GTTGGCTCAAGATCTGAAGCAAATGGTATAGCAAAGGCTGGAGCAAAAATGGTGATGGCAGTTTCTTGTGCAAAG GTAccaaaagttacaataattgttgGAGGTAGTTTTGGTGCTGGAAATTATGCGATGTGTGGGCGTGCGTATAGTCCCAATTTCATGTTTCTTTGGCCAAATGCGAGAATATCTGTAATGGGTGGTGCTCAG GCTGCTGGAGTGCTGTCTCAAGTAGAAaaggacaaaaagaaaaagcaaggAATTGAG TGGACAAAGCAAGAGGAGGAAATGTTCAAGGCAAAGGTTGTAGAAGCTTATGAGAAAGAAGGAAATGCTTATTACTCCACAGCAAGACTCTGGGATGACGGTATCATCGACCCAGCTGacacaagaaaaattatagGTTTCTGCATTTCTGCTGCCTTGAACCGCCCTGTGGAAGACACCAAATATGGTGTATTTAGAATGTAA
- the LOC102618846 gene encoding protein DJ-1 homolog C, whose amino-acid sequence MESVSVTVSSFISPSFALNVCPLKLSPVFSLPSFSSFVSNASVAAASPQPKNSAPTRRRSSKPTKNLTLTTPTTPEATNSAVPPKKVLVPVGFGTEEMEAVIIVDVLRRAGAQVTMASVEPQLEVEASSGTRLVADTSISNCSHQVFDLIALPGGMPGSVRLRDCEILKKITSKQAEEKRLYGAICAAPAVTLLPWGLLRRKQITCHPAFTDKLPTFWAVKSNIHVSGEVTTSRGPGTSFEFALCLVEQLFGESVAKEIGELLLMHNADDSLKKEEFNEVEWFFDCMPRVLIPIANGSEEIEIVTIVDILRRAKVDVVVASVERSTQIVASQGIKIIADKSISDAAESVYDLIILPGGVAGAERLQKSRILKKLLKEQKVAGRIYGAVCSSPIVLHKHGLLKAKKATAHPSVIGKLTNEVVNGTKVVVDGKVITSRGLANVIDFALAIVSKFFGHARTRSVAEGLVFEYPRS is encoded by the exons ATGGAGTCTGTGTCAGTGACGGTGTCATCTTTTATTTCTCCAAGTTTTGCTCTCAACGTATGCCCTTTGAAGCTCTCTCCTGTATTCTCTCTGCCTTCTTTTTCatcatttgtttccaatgcTTCTGTTGCCGCTGCTTCCCCACAGCCTAAAAATAGTGCACCCACCAGGAGACGCTCTTCTAAACCCACCAAAAACCTCACTTTAACAACACCCACAACACCAGAAGCAACTAACTCCGCTGTCCCTCCTAAAAag GTTTTAGTTCCAGTTGGGTTTGGTACCGAAGAAATGGAAGCTGTGATTATAGTCGACGTTTTGCGTCGAGCTGGTGCACAAGTGACTATGGCATCAGTGGAGCCGCAGCTTGAGGTTGAGGCTTCGAGTGGTACTAGATTGGTGGCTGATACCTCCATATCTAACTGTAGTCACCAAGTTTTTGATCTCATTGCTTTGCCG GGAGGAATGCCTGGATCAGTACGGTTAAGAGATTGTGAAATTCTCAAGAAAATTACAAGCAAACAAGCGGAGGAAAAAAGGCTTTATGGTGCTATATGTGCTGCTCCAGCAGTCACACTTCTGCCATGGGGCCTTCTGAGAAGAAAGCAG ATAACTTGCCACCCAGCATTCACAGATAAGCTTCCAACATTCTGGGCTGTAAAATCAAATATCCATGTTTCCGGAGAGGTTACAACAAGCCGTGGTCCTGGAACTTCTTTTGAATTTGCTTTGTGCTTGGTAGAACAGCTGTTTGGAGAGTCTGTTGCCAAGGAGATTGGAGAATTATTG CTGATGCATAATGCTGATGATTCTCTCAAAAAGGAAGAATTCAATGAAGTTGAATGGTTCTTTGACTGCATGCCTCGC GTTCTGATTCCAATTGCAAATGGTTCTGAAGAGATTGAAATAGTGACTATTGTGGATATTTTGAGGCGAGCAAAAGTGGATGTTGTGGTTGCTTCAGTTGAAAGATCCACACAGATTGTGGCATCTCAAGgcataaaaattattgctgATAAATCAATTAGTGATGCTGCTGAGTCAGTGTATGATTTAATCATTCTTCCG GGAGGGGTTGCTGGGGCTGAAAGGCTGCAGAAATCTAGGATTTTGAAGAAGCTGctcaaagaacaaaaagtagCTGGAAGAATATACGGAGCAGTTTGTTCTTCACCAATAGTCCTCCATAAACATGGTTTACTGAAG GCGAAGAAAGCCACGGCTCATCCCTCGGTCATTGGCAAGCTGACCAATGAAGTAGTAAATGGCACCAAAGTAGTTGTTGATGGAAAAGTGATCACAAGTAGGGGCCTTGCAAATGTTATAGACTTTGCCTTGGCTATTGTTAGCAAGTTTTTTGGTCATGCAAGGACAAGAAGTGTTGCAGAGGGCCTAGTTTTTGAGTACCCCAGGAGCTAG
- the LOC102618173 gene encoding bZIP transcription factor 23 isoform X2, whose protein sequence is MGSQMNYKNVGDTSYGDGKQAGNFPLARQPSVYSLTFEEFQNTWGGLGKDFGSMNMDELLKNIWTAEESHAMNSSAGAAGESNAPGGNLQRQGSLTLPRTLSQKTVDEVWRDLMKEGSGGAAAGGGGGSNVPQRQQTLGEMTLEEFLVRAGVVREDAQQIGGSLNNAGFYANNNTSLALGFQQPSRNNGLIGNRIMEDGSSVPSQPPSLALNVNGIRSSQQPQQQPQQHQYQLQQQQQPQLQQHPYQQQQRQQQQAPLFPKQATVAFASPMNLVNTTQLSSPGARGQVVTVTNSSMNGNLVQAGGLQGGGMGMVGLGAGGVTLATGSQVAQVSPDMIAKSTADVSSPSPVPYVFGRGRKSGALEKVVERRHRRMIKNRESAARSRARKQAYTLELEAEVAKLKELNQELERKQAEKIEMEKNKIIEKMKYRWGGKILCLRRTLTGPW, encoded by the exons ATGGGATCTCAAATGAACTACAAGAATGTTGGTGATACATCATATGGGGATGGAAAGCAAGCTGGGAATTTCCCATTGGCTCGACAGCCTTCCGTGTACTCATTGACATTTGAAGAATTCCAGAACACCTGGGGTGGACTGGGGAAGGATTTTGGATCAATGAACATGGATGAACTACTGAAAAATATATGGACTGCTGAAGAGAGTCATGCCATGAATTCTTCAGCAGGTGCTGCTGGAGAATCAAATGCTCCTGGTGGGAATTTGCAGAGACAAGGATCATTAACTTTGCCGCGAACGTTGAGCCAAAAGACAGTCGATGAAGTTTGGAGGGACTTGATGAAAGAAGGAAGTGGTGGCGCTGCTGCTGGTGGAGGAGGAGGATCAAATGTGCCGCAAAGACAACAGACTTTGGGAGAGATGACTCTAGAGGAGTTCTTGGTGAGGGCAGGAGTAGTCAGAGAAGATGCTCAACAGATTGGTGGAAGTCTGAACAATGCTGGATTCTATGCGAATAATAATACTAGTTTAGCTCTTGGGTTTCAGCAGCCAAGCAGAAACAATGGTCTGATTGGTAATCGGATAATGGAGGATGGCAGTTCAGTTCCTAGTCAGCCCCCAAGTTTAGCATTGAATGTAAATGGCATAAGATCCTCTCAACAGCCGCAGCAGCAGCCACAACAACATCAATACCAGcttcagcagcagcagcagccacAGCTGCAACAACACCCATATCAGCAGCAGCAAAGACAGCAGCAGCAGGCACCACTGTTCCCCAAGCAAGCGACTGTGGCCTTTGCCTCTCCTATGAATTTGGTGAACACAACACAGCTTTCTAGTCCTGGAGCAAGGGGTCAAGTTGTTACTGTCACTAATTCTTCTATGAATGGCAACTTAGTTCAGGCTGGTGGTTTGCAAGGTGGAGGAATGGGCATGGTTGGTTTAGGAGCCGGGGGTGTTACCCTTGCAACTGGATCGCAGGTTGCTCAGGTCTCTCCTGATATGATCGCTAAGAGTACTGCTGATGTATCTTCACCATCACCAGTTCCTTATGTGTTTGGCCGGGGAAGAAAAAGCGGTGCTCTGGAGAAAGTAGTTGAGAGGAGGCATAGAAGAATGATAAAAAACAGAGAGTCGGCTGCAAGATCACGGGCACGCAAGCAG GCCTATACATTGGAACTGGAAGCAGAGGTTGCTAAACTAAAGGAGTTGAACCAAGAGTTGGAGAGGAAacag GCAGAGAAAATAGAAATGGAAAAGAATAAG ATTATCGAGAAAATGAAGTACCGATGGGGAGGCAAAATACTGTGCTTGAGGAGGACACTGACGGGCCCTTGGTAG
- the LOC102618173 gene encoding bZIP transcription factor 23 isoform X1 yields MGSQMNYKNVGDTSYGDGKQAGNFPLARQPSVYSLTFEEFQNTWGGLGKDFGSMNMDELLKNIWTAEESHAMNSSAGAAGESNAPGGNLQRQGSLTLPRTLSQKTVDEVWRDLMKEGSGGAAAGGGGGSNVPQRQQTLGEMTLEEFLVRAGVVREDAQQIGGSLNNAGFYANNNTSLALGFQQPSRNNGLIGNRIMEDGSSVPSQPPSLALNVNGIRSSQQPQQQPQQHQYQLQQQQQPQLQQHPYQQQQRQQQQAPLFPKQATVAFASPMNLVNTTQLSSPGARGQVVTVTNSSMNGNLVQAGGLQGGGMGMVGLGAGGVTLATGSQVAQVSPDMIAKSTADVSSPSPVPYVFGRGRKSGALEKVVERRHRRMIKNRESAARSRARKQAYTLELEAEVAKLKELNQELERKQAEKIEMEKNKQIIEKMKYRWGGKILCLRRTLTGPW; encoded by the exons ATGGGATCTCAAATGAACTACAAGAATGTTGGTGATACATCATATGGGGATGGAAAGCAAGCTGGGAATTTCCCATTGGCTCGACAGCCTTCCGTGTACTCATTGACATTTGAAGAATTCCAGAACACCTGGGGTGGACTGGGGAAGGATTTTGGATCAATGAACATGGATGAACTACTGAAAAATATATGGACTGCTGAAGAGAGTCATGCCATGAATTCTTCAGCAGGTGCTGCTGGAGAATCAAATGCTCCTGGTGGGAATTTGCAGAGACAAGGATCATTAACTTTGCCGCGAACGTTGAGCCAAAAGACAGTCGATGAAGTTTGGAGGGACTTGATGAAAGAAGGAAGTGGTGGCGCTGCTGCTGGTGGAGGAGGAGGATCAAATGTGCCGCAAAGACAACAGACTTTGGGAGAGATGACTCTAGAGGAGTTCTTGGTGAGGGCAGGAGTAGTCAGAGAAGATGCTCAACAGATTGGTGGAAGTCTGAACAATGCTGGATTCTATGCGAATAATAATACTAGTTTAGCTCTTGGGTTTCAGCAGCCAAGCAGAAACAATGGTCTGATTGGTAATCGGATAATGGAGGATGGCAGTTCAGTTCCTAGTCAGCCCCCAAGTTTAGCATTGAATGTAAATGGCATAAGATCCTCTCAACAGCCGCAGCAGCAGCCACAACAACATCAATACCAGcttcagcagcagcagcagccacAGCTGCAACAACACCCATATCAGCAGCAGCAAAGACAGCAGCAGCAGGCACCACTGTTCCCCAAGCAAGCGACTGTGGCCTTTGCCTCTCCTATGAATTTGGTGAACACAACACAGCTTTCTAGTCCTGGAGCAAGGGGTCAAGTTGTTACTGTCACTAATTCTTCTATGAATGGCAACTTAGTTCAGGCTGGTGGTTTGCAAGGTGGAGGAATGGGCATGGTTGGTTTAGGAGCCGGGGGTGTTACCCTTGCAACTGGATCGCAGGTTGCTCAGGTCTCTCCTGATATGATCGCTAAGAGTACTGCTGATGTATCTTCACCATCACCAGTTCCTTATGTGTTTGGCCGGGGAAGAAAAAGCGGTGCTCTGGAGAAAGTAGTTGAGAGGAGGCATAGAAGAATGATAAAAAACAGAGAGTCGGCTGCAAGATCACGGGCACGCAAGCAG GCCTATACATTGGAACTGGAAGCAGAGGTTGCTAAACTAAAGGAGTTGAACCAAGAGTTGGAGAGGAAacag GCAGAGAAAATAGAAATGGAAAAGAATAAG CAGATTATCGAGAAAATGAAGTACCGATGGGGAGGCAAAATACTGTGCTTGAGGAGGACACTGACGGGCCCTTGGTAG
- the LOC102617894 gene encoding pentatricopeptide repeat-containing protein At4g33990 has protein sequence MFRLAPSCKDRRLCKLLPLLQAHRPLFSAAANSLQISPDCLENESREIDFDVLFQSCTKLDHVKRLHALLVVSGKIKTVFSSTKLVNFYANLGDLSFSRYTFDHISYRNVYTWNSMISVYVRCGRLSEAVDCFYQFTLTSGLRPDFYTFPPVLKACRNLVDGKKIHCSVLKLGFEWDVFVAASLLHMYCRFGLANVARKLFDDMPVRDSGSWNAMISGYCQSGNAVEALDILDEMRLEGVSMDPITVASILPVCARSDNILSGLLIHLYIVKHGLEFNLFVSNNLINMYAKFGMMRHALRVFDQMMERDVVSWNSIIAAYEQSNDPITAHGFFTTMQQAGIQPDLLTLVSLTSIVAQLNDCRNSRSVHGFIMRRGWFMEDVIIGNAVVDMYAKLGIINSACAVFEGLPVKDVISWNTLITGYAQNGLASEAIEVFQMMEECNEINPNQGTYVSILPAYSHVGALRQGIKIHARVIKNCLCFDVFVATCLVDMYGKCGRIDDAMSLFYQVPRSSSVPWNAIISCHGIHGQGDKALNFFRQMLDEGVRPDHITFVSLLTACSHSGLVSEGQRYFHMMQEEFGIKPHLKHYGCMVDLFGRAGHLGMAHNFIQNMPVRPDASIWGALLGACRIHGNMELGAVASDRLFEVDSENVGYYVLMSNIYANVGKWEGVDEVRSLARDRGLKKTPGWSSIEVNNKVDIFYTGNRTHPKYEKIYDELRNLTAKMKSLGYVPDKSFVLQDVEEDEKEHILTSHSERLAIAFGIISSPPKSPIQIFKNLRVCGDCHNWTKFISQITEREIIVRDSNRFHRFKDGICSCGDYW, from the exons ATGTTCAG ATTGGCGCCAAGCTGCAAAGATAGGCGGCTTTGCAAGTTATTGCCATTGCTTCAAGCTCATCGCCCATTGTTTTCAGCAGCTGCTAATTCTTTGCAAATTAGCCCAGATTGTCTTGAAAATGAGAGCAGGGAGATTGATTTCGATGTTCTATTCCAATCCTGCACTAAATTGGATCATGTTAAGCGCCTGCATGCGCTTCTTGTGGTGTCAGGGAAGATCAAGACTGTGTTTAGCTCCACCAagcttgttaatttttatgccAACTTGGGTGATCTCTCATTTTCTCGCTACACGTTTGATCACATCTCTTATAGGAATGTATACACGTGGAATTCGATGATATCTGTTTATGTCCGCTGTGGCCGACTCTCTGAAGCTGTAGACTGTTTCTACCAGTTTACGTTGACTTCTGGCCTTCGACCTGATTTCTATACTTTTCCTCCCGTGTTGAAAGCTTGTAGAAATCTAGTTGATGGGAAGAAGATACATTGCTCGGTTTTAAAGCTGGGATTTGAATGGGATGTTTTTGTGGCTGCTTCCTTGTTACATATGTATTGCCGGTTCGGATTAGCAAACGTTGCTCGTAAGTTATTTGATGATATGCCCGTCCGAGATAGTGGTTCTTGGAATGCAATGATTTCTGGTTACTGTCAAAGTGGCAATGCTGTTGAGGCTTTAGATATTCTTGATGAAATGAGATTGGAAGGAGTTAGCATGGATCCAATTACTGTTGCTAGTATTCTTCCTGTTTGTGCACGGTCAGATAATATTTTAAGCGGGCTGCTAATTCATTTGTATATCGTAAAGCATGGATTGGAATTCAATTTGTTTGTGTCCAATAACTTGATTAACATGTATGCAAAATTTGGTATGATGAGGCATGCACTCAGAGTTTTTGATCAAATGATGGAGAGAGATGTTGTCTCTTGGAACTCAATAATTGCTGCGTATGAGCAAAGTAATGATCCAATTACTGCTCATGGGTTTTTTACCACGATGCAACAAGCTGGAATTCAGCCTGATTTGTTGACATTAGTGAGTTTGACTTCAATTGTTGCTCAATTGAATGATTGTAGAAATAGCAGGTCAGTTCATGGATTTATCATGAGGAGAGGTTGGTTTATGGAAGATGTTATCATTGGAAATGCTGTTGTCGACATGTATGCCAAGTTGGGCATTATAAATTCTGCTTGTGCAGTTTTTGAGGGGCTACCTGTAAAAGATGTGATTTCATGGAATACTTTGATCACTGGCTATGCTCAAAATGGTCTTGCAAGTGAGGCAATTGAAGTATTCCAGATGATGGAAGAGTGCAATGAGATAAACCCAAATCAAGGGACTTATGTAAGCATTCTACCAGCTTATTCCCACGTAGGAGCCTTGCGACAGGGGATTAAGATTCATGCGCGGGTGATTAAGAACTGTCTCTGCTTTGATGTCTTTGTGGCAACTTGCCTTGTTGACATGTATGGAAAATGCGGGAGGATAGATGATGCAATGTCGTTATTCTACCAAGTACCAAGGAGCAGCTCGGTTCCTTGGAATGCCATAATATCCTGTCATGGCATCCACGGGCAGGGTGACAaagctttgaatttttttagacaaATGCTAGATGAGGGAGTGAGACCAGACCATATAACCTTTGTATCTCTATTAACGGCTTGTAGCCATTCAGGTTTGGTTAGTGAAGGTCAAAGGTACTTCCATATGATGCAAGAAGAATTTGGGATCAAGCCTCATTTGAAGCATTATGGCTGTATGGTAGATTTGTTTGGTAGGGCTGGGCATTTAGGAATGGCTCACAACTTTATACAAAATATGCCAGTACGGCCCGATGCTTCTATCTGGGGTGCTCTTCTTGGTGCTTGCAGAATTCATGGAAATATGGAGTTGGGAGCAGTTGCTTCCGATCGTTTGTTTGAAGTTGATTCGGAGAATGTTGGGTACTATGTTCTGATGTCAAATATTTACGCAAATGTAGGGAAGTGGGAGGGAGTGGATGAAGTGAGATCACTAGCTAGAGACAGAGGATTGAAGAAGACTCCTGGGTGGAGTTCAATTGAAGTAAACAATAAGGTTGATATATTCTACACTGGGAATCGAACCCATCCAAAGTATGAGAAAATATACGATGAGTTGAGGAATTTGACTGCAAAAATGAAGAGCCTTGGTTATGTTCCGGACAAAAGTTTTGTGTTGCAGGatgttgaagaagatgaaaaggaGCATATCCTCACAAGTCATAGCGAGAGACTGGCAATTGCATTTGGAATCATTAGCTCCCCTCCTAAAAGTCCTATTCAGATATTCAAAAACTTGCGGGTTTGTGGTGATTGCCACAACTGGACTAAATTCATATCACAAATTACTGAGAGGGAGATTATTGTTAGAGATTCAAACCGATTTCATCGCTTCAAAGATGGAATCTGCTCTTGTGGAGATTACTGGTAA
- the LOC102617610 gene encoding uncharacterized protein LOC102617610 has product MANPNAPPTALPLPRPLYKQRSWAPDAEREEAWLRRKGNHQIRRRRSQSVTDEDLQELKGSIELGFGFQADSPELDPKLTDTLPALGFYCAVNKHYNDRLSRCSSSSSICSDNDSVSCSSIIDPGDGPETVKMRLKQWAQVVACSVRQFSGELN; this is encoded by the exons ATGGCGAATCCCAACGCACCACCGACAGCGCTCCCGCTGCCGCGCCCGCTATACAAGCAGCGGTCATGGGCCCCCGACGCCGAGCGGGAGGAGGCGTGGCTGAGACGAAAAGGAAACCATCAAATCCGGCGCCGCCGTAGCCAGAGCGTAACGGACGAGGATCTGCAAGAACTGAAGGGGTCAATCGAGTTAGGGTTCGGGTTCCAGGCCGATTCGCCCGAACTGGATCCGAAGTTGACGGATACCTTGCCCGCTTTAGGGTTTTACTGTGCGGTGAATAAACACTACAACGATCGATTGTCGCGGTGCTCGTCATCGTCGTCGATCTGTTCTGATAACGATTCCGTTAGCTGTAGTTCCATAATCGACCCAG GCGATGGACCGGAGACGGTGAAGATGAGATTGAAGCAGTGGGCGCAGGTGGTTGCTTGTTCTGTTAGACAATTTTCTGGGGAACTAAATtaa
- the LOC102617318 gene encoding cold-regulated protein 27 produces MRENSLRIIPSPDQETMDRICGTELARTDSESSAVTVESSHLNGNATPGQSAEWTNEKHNSYLDCLEASFVEQLHKLHDSASMCLVGCHSAKTPSSGQLMVLRDGCWQKIKSKGNKCLYDNAAVNSHAVLENPRIRRFTSVGKHQTATSLHPQKLDLPYDEGFYFREDKDFSCGPAGTSQRHLDCLHNSVGSTGEGSDQNFVGEDQVDSSSFRPMAKRLKTAAADARDDQVVPFEKRHTPNVSTINQAS; encoded by the exons ATGAGAGAGAACAGTTTACGGATTATTCCATCACCGGATCAAGAGACAATGGATAGAATTTGCGGGACTGAGTTGGCTCGGACTGACTCGGAATCCTCTGCTGTCACAGTTGAAAGCTCGCATCTTAACGGAAATGCAACGCcg GGCCAATCTGCAGAGTGGACGAATGAAAAGCACAATTCTTATCTTGACTGTTTAGAAGCATCATTTGTTGAGCAGTTGCATAAGTTGCATGATTCTGCTTCCATGTGTTTGGTTGGATGCCACTCAGCCAAGACTCCTTCATCCGGCCAG ttaatGGTTCTACGAGATGGCTGCTGGCAGAAGATTAAATCTAAAGGGAATAAATGTTTGTATGATAATGCTGCTGTTAATTCTCATGCAGTGCTAGAAAATCCACGGATACGCCGTTTTACCTCTGTAGGCAAACACCAGACCGCAACATCACTTCATCCCCAGAAGCTTGATTTGCCTTATGATGAGGGATTCTATTTCAGGGAGGATAAAGATTTCTCTTGTGGACCAGCTGGAACTTCGCAGCGGCACCTTGATTGCCTCCATAATTCAGTTGGAAGCACTGGAG AGGGTTCAGATCAGAATTTTGTTGGTGAAGACCAAGTAGATAGCTCAAGCTTTAGGCCAATGGCAAAAAGGTTGAAAACGGCTGCAGCTGATGCACGCGATGATCAA GTTGTGCCGTTTGAGAAGCGTCATACTCCTAATGTTTCAACCAT